In one window of Zingiber officinale cultivar Zhangliang chromosome 11A, Zo_v1.1, whole genome shotgun sequence DNA:
- the LOC122032207 gene encoding nucleobase-ascorbate transporter 12-like, with translation MGSRRAIELGAVILILLSFVGKIGGFIASIPDVMVAGLLCCMWAMIAALGLSNLRYSETGSSRNNIIIGLSLFLSLSVPAYFQQYGLIPSSNSSVPSYFQPYAVASHGPIHTSSRGVNYVLNTLFSFHMVIAFIVAFILDNTVPGSRQERGVYVWSEPEAAKREPAITKDYGLPFRIGRMFTWVKWVGL, from the exons ATGGGTAGTCGGAGAGCTATTGAGCTCGGTGCTGTCATTCTCATTCTGTTATCTTTTGTTG GGAAAATAGGAGGATTTATAGCTTCTATCCCAGATGTCATGGTGGCTGGTCTTCTTTGCTGTATGTGGGCCATGATTGCTGCTCTGGGCTTGTCAAACCTGCGATACAGCGAGACTGGAAGCTCCAGGAATAATATCATAATTGGCCTCTCATTGTTTCTCTCATTATCAGTACCTGCCTACTTCCAGCAATATGGACTTATTCCATCTTCAAATTCATCCGTTCCAAGTTACTTCCAACCATATGCTGTTGCATCTCATGGACCTATTCATACAAGTTCTCGAGGG GTGAACTATGTTCTGAATACTTTGTTTTCATTTCACATggtgattgcatttattgttgcaTTTATTCTTGACAACACTGTTCCTGGGAGCCGTCAAGAACGTGGAGTATATGTTTGGTCTGAACCAGAGGCAGCAAAAAGGGAACCAGCCATTACCAAAGACTACGGCTTGCCTTTCAGAATCGGACGTATGTTCACATGGGTGAAATGGGTTGGCTTATAG